GCTGAAAGTCGACTCTTGTCTACTCTGTCTTTAAATGGAGTctacacagaaaatacaaaagatCTGATAGCTTCAAGATCCTCATTTTTGAGGTTCTGTAAAATGATAAACTATAGTCTACACTTGCTTTGATCACTTATTCATGTTTTCTACTGTGTGATGAACACTGCAGATGGAAGCAGACAGCTTTAGTTCAGTCACATCTCGCATTCAGAGTCTGTAATCTTTTTCATCTTGACCAAACCCAATCATCTCAGAAAGGCAGGTTCATGAGCATCTGTCCAGTTCAGTAATTAACAACTAGTCATATGATTTCTGTTTCCAAGCCTGGGTTGACTTGTGATAATGTGAGGAAAATTGTGTGCAAAACTTCACCTTATTGTGAGCCAATTAGTGAGAATTATTTAATGatattattaattatattttacattGTCCAAacattctgtacatttttgacTAGAGTATGTGTATACTATCATATGATTATTATTGCAGATGCTGCACACTGAGACTTAAGGGTTACATGACAATCTAATAATGCATATTTAGAATTTGTTTTATCTTCTTgactaaacacagaaaaaaagtgaaatatcaaGTCTGTATTTTAGTGCTTTCAGAGGCTATCATGCCTGACGTCCATGGTAATATGTGTAGCTAATTTCCATATtccttttacagaaaaaaagggaaaacataaaacatttctgaagcTACATATGGTTTACTTCAACCTACCACTTCCCGAATGATGTTGCTCTTGTAAACATTGGTGACATCTTTTCCCGTTTCTGGACACACTTTGTCCACATGTGTCAGCAGAGCCACCTGGTGAACGCCTAACAGAGAGAATACAGTGCTGTCATGAAGGTTTCACTGCAAACATGTTAGGAACTGCACTTAGTGCTTAGTTTCTATCAAAATATATTACTCAACATCACTTTCTTCCAGATGACATTTAAAGAAAGGTTCAAATTTCTCTGCATATAATTTCCTCTGTGGTTCTATTTCTTGCAAAATCCACCaataaaaaatctgtgaaatcttGGAGAAACTGTTAGAATGACTAAGCTACAGCTTCAGTCAAAACTCCTTCATGCAGTAAAATGATGCTGATGTGGAGTGAACAGTAATAAAGGTGGCTGTAATGATGTGAATCTCTATACTAACTACTACTGATGAATTGCATAAGCTCCACTGAACATCTGTCTCTGTGTAAATATCTCTGAGCTCAAGGGCCTGTTGGTCTTTTGCTCACCCAGGTCACTGATGTGCTCTCTGAGCTGTTGGAAGGTGGTGCTGAGGCTTTTGGGGTAGCTCATGACTTTAGAAGCGTCCACTACAAAGACCACACAGTGGATCTGGTCTTGAAGGCTTGGTCTCCTCACATAGCCCACAGTCTCACATGTCACTGGCTGACTTGGGCTGAActgggagagagaaaggaagggGTTCAATTCAAAGAACTGTTGTGTGCCAGCATGCCAACATCTGTTAAATAGGCTGATGAGTGTGTCAGTAGTTTCACAGGTATTTAAGTCAAAGTaggggtaaaaaaaataataaccgAATGATGGCAACACATGAAAAGACCAACAAATTTATATGCAGTCTATCAGATAGTGGCCAAGATGCTTCATTCAGAACCATAAGCTTTGATGAACCCTTTCAGTGAAAACTAATTTCTTTACCTTCACATGTCCATATGGAATTTGTCATACACTGGAGGAAACATGAGTGAAACCCCATGGTTTAGCATTTCCATTGATAATCTGTTCTACTTAAGACAGTCTCAAAAACGTAGATTCGGACCTTCAGCATTTCACGCACGTAACTGATTTCCTGTTTGAACATGTATTGCTCCACTATTATGACTTGCCAGAGTAGTTTAACAGTGTCTGAGCAGAgccgtaggtgagctggtgtgctcaaggtGCAGTAAGTGAGAGAGATGCAGGATTTCACAGTTCAGCACATTCTGGATGAAGAAACTGTGTAGAATTAAGCTATTTTCAAGCAAGAAGAGCTGCatttaatgaacaaaatgaaaagaaggaGTTTAATTAATGACCGGGGGGACGTCAACCTCTGGGTGGCGCTAGAGGACAAGTCAGAGAATCATTATAAAAAGTATAATACATCTTTTGGGAACATGAATGCCTGTGCAAAACATGCAGATCTATCTAGTAGATGCCAAGCTGGACTACAGTGGTGAACCAAAGCACTGATCAGAGACATCTTTACacactgttaaaataaaacGCTGATCCTGCTGACCTTGTGTCCCTCAGACACATGACCTTTAATGACTGACAGGACGTCATGAAGAGTCAGTCCGGTCATCTCTCCATCGCTCAGACCCATGATATCACACAGCACCACTCCAGTAGGGTCCTCTCCCTTCTGACCATGGATGTTGAAGGGCTGTAGCtggcaacaaaacaaagagttACTCCTCCTGTCTATGTGACACAAGAATGACAGCTTGAACCACCTGTCTTATTAAGAACAAATGTGAAGTACTCGTGTTCAGTTTTGctttaatgtagctttttgtctttttttcttaaaactCAGGTCTTGTCTGTTTGTATGTATATTTGAGTGTTGTTTATCTTGTTTCCCTTCAGTATAAACTGGTCATTCCTGACCAGAAAAAAACGTTTGAAAGATGACATTTACTGAATTTATTGAGGAAACTTTCTACTCTAACAAACACTGTGAGGATGAAAGCTTGAGAAAAGCTGTTAAGTGGACACTGAGTTAGAATTCCTTGGTTGAGATTTTACTGAGTTTTGCCAGAGATGACATTCAACAGAAAAACCTTAATTTTGGCTTTGGTCTCTACTATGGTCACTGGTCATCTAAAAATCATCAGGATGAATCGCtgggaaagagaaagaaaattgCAGATGTTTTAAATGCTGAGATGAAAAGCTCAGACATTCAGTGTTTCGTTCTGAGGCCACATGAGGTTCACACTGTTCTCCTGTGTTTGCTTTGCCTCAGTGAATATAAAGGCTGCTGCTCCACTTGTACCTTCTTGGTGAAGCTGCTGGGGAAGGAGCCCACCATGGCCCGGTTGGTGACTCGTCCATTGAACAccgactggactgagctgatgAAGCTGGACTTTCCAGCACCGACCGGACCGAGGAGGAGAATCTGGGCCCGAGTCACCTCCCCACAGCTCGGTCTGTAGGAGCTGACAGTCTTCATCAGGTTTGTCCTTTGCCTGAGTTggaacatatatatatatatatatatatatatatatatatatatatagtgtaaCTACACTTTATAGCATAACTCATAACTACACTACAATTCGTAAACTCTACaaacaggctacgggtacgggtccgtatctgtagacactaccttctcTATTGGTCTCCTAGACATGTTCTCTGGATTCTCTGTGCTGCCTTGAAATATGCCTGGCAATAAACTGTTGTTCTGCTCCTTAGTACACTACAATATATAACATGTTCACATGCTGCTCAGAATATTTTAAATACGTAGAATAAAGgcaaaatataaatgtatttatctaAAGGAGCtaaaatgcattcatttgaCTGCTGGTAGTTAAAATCATGTGAACTTGACTTTAATGAAGAGCACAACTCTACTCACTCTTCCGTCCACTCCATGTCTCTCCACTGAGAATCCAACCATGGCTGAGCTGCTGAAGAAACTTCCATACCTGAGGagatttaatgaaatatttagtCTTTGCTAAGTCTAACCTCTTCTGGAAAGTAAAATACATGCAAATTCACCTGACTATTACAGCAcatttgcactgtttttaattttaattttatttttgtaagtCTGTGGATGAGTAACAAAACACAGCGATGCCACATCCAGACATTTCCAGAAGCTGCAACTGAGTTTATTTACACAAAAACCTTCTCAGACCAGAGACACAACCACAGTTACTTCAGTGATGTGGTCAGAGACAGACTGAACACAGATTTAATCCAcgtaatgaaaacaaattaaataaggGAAATGAATAAACTGCTTAATTGTTGGGAATTGTAACATTTGGTTGAATTTACTGTTATCCTGTGTTGTTTCCAACAGTCCAAACTGTTATTGGAAGTGACAGAAATGGCCCAACACAACGTAGAAGAGGATTTTCAAATCTCTCTGACCATCTAAATACCAGCTCACCAGTTGTCCAACTGTATCCAAGTTTAACATACTTAAAAGCAGCCGTTCAAGAAGACTTTTAGCATTGGTGCTAAATTTCATGTGTGTTTAAAGAGAGCATtctgttgacaagttgtttctTTAAATCATCATTATGGCATTTCCAGAATTACATTTAGAATTTTCAAATATACATTTCAaacatacaaatacacaacTAGAAACAAAATGTATCTAAACAACTACTAATACTAGGGCATCCAAATGTTTTTCATTGCATCTTCTATTCTGCACCAAAGCTGCTCTATGCCAAAAACTTTGCAAGGAACGACGAGTAACTTACCTGGGAGTCGAAATGAAGATCTGTTCTCCTTTCTCCCTGTTGAACTCTTGCTTGTAATTTCGCTGGGAGCACCGTTGATGAGTGATGTTGTGCCGATAGTAAATTGGGGTGTAGTAGTATTTGTAGTAGTAGTAACGGGAACTGAACATCCAAAATTAAAGCCacgaaaactgaaaaaaacaacaaaacaatcacatACATCAGAGGAAGAGCATACAAAAATCAAAGACACTAACATCAACTGTCTAAGTTAATTATGTCCCACTTAAAATACTATTCACCCAAGAGATGATGAAATTTCATTTGTAAGGCATTACTGAAAAATTTTGTGATTGAATTcaatagaaataaaacagcagcacataaaatgaatgcagctgcTGATCCATGACTGACTGCACTGATTTAACACAGCTTCCTCTTCTTACTTTCTGATTGTCCACTGAGATGTAGGGCAACATTTTGAGTGTCTTACACCATGCAGTGTGGAATTAAATGTGATTCTGAGCAACAGGGACCTTTCTGTGTGGCGTTGCATATTCTCTCAGTGCAGtgtgggttctctggcttcctcccacactccaaagcatgctgaggttaattggtcattctaaattgtccatagatgtgaatgcaagtgtgactGTGCCCcgtgactctaatgaggattaagcggtggaCAGATACTGGATGGATGAATTTAAACTTAGCCAACCATGACCAGTGAGAAGCATCAGGGATTCTGTCAGCTCATCAACACCAGCCATGCATTATAACTGATAAGAGTCAGAATGTCTCATTCACTCGTGTGGTTCACAACATTTACTTTTCCATCCACAGATAAAGGGCACACCACAAAGAGAATACTATAAAGTAAGATATTGCAGTCCTTCAGTTATTTCAGGAAAACAAACCAGACCACTGTCTAAAAAAATGGGGAAATAACAATAACTGCAATTTCAATTATCCTTTTGacataaaaactgcatgtttagaatcaccagtcaaatctaaattaaaaacaactgcATTAAAGTTCAGAGACTAAATATTTCTTCACCACAGCAACAACTCAATGGCACAAGGCAACAACATGACTGGCTGGATCCCCGATTGGCTGGTACAAAGCAGGTGACTGGCTTTTGAGCAGGAGAGCAGGACGTGTGCTACACAGCTAGCGTCACTGGCATTACAGAATTCTCCCACACATTTCTGTTCAGGATACTTCGAAGAGATGAATGTCCTCTTTAACATCTCAGGCAAATCTCGCTTTTAATTTGGATGCATGATCTCTCTactgcagacttttttttttttttactgttttcatttactttatattttgtaaaacaCTCACACTGCACTATATTCTCATACTTTCCTGCCTAACCTTTCTCTTAGCACTATAGCAGCCTACAACGGTGGGGCCTTCACTTTGTTTACTCCTGAAAGAAGCTCACTTGAGGCTGGACTCCCTATGGGGGCATCAGGCAGCCAGAACTCCTACAGAGCCTGAGTCTAGGGAATATGTAGTACAAAATGAAATCTACTGATGTAAATAAACGAAACAATGGCTTCATCTATTAAGTCTTTTGTCCTcacatatctatctatctatctatctatctatctatctatctatctatctatctatctatctatcagcTCTACCAATCATATCTGATCATTTTCTCTCTGGCTTTAACTTAACTTCTATTTTAATACAATCACATGCATTTccatctttttaaatttatacgGGAAACTGTGCACTAAAATAATGCTTTGTACAGTAGTTTATACTGCAAACAAACTATGATTTGTGTAACGTCAATGATCAATCCCAGCGAGTATCTTTAGAGACGAACTTTAATGGAGGATGTCAGGAACATACATGCCTAGCgtgtgtattatttatttatgcccCTGCAGATTCCTGCGCACATGACCACACCCCACCTTAGTCACTGATGACTGCGCATCACAGCATGCGTTAACTAGTCCCTCTTATTATAACATAAACTCATTACATTACAACTTGTACATGAGTTTATACTGCAGACAAACTATCTGAGCGCAGCTGTGGTGAGAGACGAAACGGACTTCCacagctgcatccaagcagaTCAAAAGTAAACAACTCAGCTGTCACACTTTCCAAAACTAAACTCTACGATCTCACTCTGCGTAATTTAACAATCGAGAATTATTACCCGATTTTTTCTCCACCTTCTTTCTGCATTTTGACCTCTGCAAGCAGACGTGGCGAGCAACAGCAGCTCGGGACACACGGGAAATAAAGTAGAAACAGAGCTGTTTCCTTTCTGggaaaaggaaaatgaaacctAAACTGTCTCACAGAGGATGGCTCAGTTTAGTTTGTAATTATTCATACGCAGGGGTTAAATTCTGTCAGAGAGCAGCTCCGCCTCCTTCAGTGTCACAACATCAACTCCTACAAATCCTTAGATCTGCTGTCAGACTCTTCCTGGATGTCGGATGCcatatttctttgattttatcaAACAGCTGTAGCATCTCACAAGGTCCACACCTTTGGCTGTGCGCAATTTACGCATTCGTCACAGCAGCGCAAACTTCTTAAATTATTTACATCTTCTGAAATGTCAATATggtatttgtgtctttgttaagtTGAGATGTGGTGAAGATTCACAGTGAAGTCATCTGGAACAAAGCAAAGTGAACTCAGtcctttttattttcagcaaaagTAGCAAATCTAGTTTATTCTGGAGAATTGGACAGGTTACATCAAGTGGAATTTACAGAGGGTTTTCAGTTGTGCTGCTTGAAATGGAACATTTGAATCTTGAATGGACTGATTTACAGATATGTGTATTTCTTAGAGGAATGCAATCGTATATTGACACATTTATTAAAAcattgattaaaaacaaaaatgataaaaggtCTGCCACTGCAGTGTATTTTGGTGTTGGCCTGTGTTTTATTAAAGTCATTTGGGAATTCAAAGTGCCCTGTGAaggttttttcccctttcaATTGGTTTGAAAATGCTGCTTCATCCAACTGACCAAAAGATACATAATatacataataaaataatatgtaataataca
This region of Acanthochromis polyacanthus isolate Apoly-LR-REF ecotype Palm Island chromosome 4, KAUST_Apoly_ChrSc, whole genome shotgun sequence genomic DNA includes:
- the ifi44g gene encoding interferon-induced protein 44 isoform X2, producing the protein MQKEGGEKIGFRGFNFGCSVPVTTTTNTTTPQFTIGTTSLINGAPSEITSKSSTGRKENRSSFRLPGMEVSSAAQPWLDSQWRDMEWTEEQRTNLMKTVSSYRPSCGEVTRAQILLLGPVGAGKSSFISSVQSVFNGRVTNRAMVGSFPSSFTKKPFNIHGQKGEDPTGVVLCDIMGLSDGEMTGLTLHDVLSVIKGHVSEGHKFSPSQPVTCETVGYVRRPSLQDQIHCVVFVVDASKVMSYPKSLSTTFQQLREHISDLGVHQVALLTHVDKVCPETGKDVTNVYKSNIIREVMNKAGALLGMSTSYIVPVKNYSSELNLDVNTDVLLLHAVDHILQYADLYFQDNTTQDTELTKFKM
- the ifi44g gene encoding interferon-induced protein 44 isoform X1, translating into MQKEGGEKIGFRGFNFGCSVPVTTTTNTTTPQFTIGTTSLINGAPSEITSKSSTGRKENRSSFRLPGMEVSSAAQPWLDSQWRDMEWTEEQRTNLMKTVSSYRPSCGEVTRAQILLLGPVGAGKSSFISSVQSVFNGRVTNRAMVGSFPSSFTKKLQPFNIHGQKGEDPTGVVLCDIMGLSDGEMTGLTLHDVLSVIKGHVSEGHKFSPSQPVTCETVGYVRRPSLQDQIHCVVFVVDASKVMSYPKSLSTTFQQLREHISDLGVHQVALLTHVDKVCPETGKDVTNVYKSNIIREVMNKAGALLGMSTSYIVPVKNYSSELNLDVNTDVLLLHAVDHILQYADLYFQDNTTQDTELTKFKM